Proteins from one Falco naumanni isolate bFalNau1 chromosome 2, bFalNau1.pat, whole genome shotgun sequence genomic window:
- the RAI2 gene encoding retinoic acid-induced protein 2, translating to MEELYKDAPNLPMDVTSSPSAMANNKLENGVAQLITAEAWNINSADLMKKALSPLVTVPAPSILTPPAESQSGVALKVAATVLQPICLGDSPVVLPIHLQVAGSAAPQMPATNAATPYVMTTQGPVPLPVLLEQHVFQHLNSPLVLPPGATCPASPLHTGLFPGAAAPVGQPQLLDPKPSGQAQEPVLPPVFQTPGFAAVLQDLFPSQGALGSAPCQPPPDYAALPPQAFSSPLSPLVPPATLLVPYPVIVPLPVPVPIPIPVPIPVPHGAEAKAAPDPPKPPLFTPNSCKGTQTPLEKEETKPFDLLHPREFPQLSRHTVIKMSGENEALDLSMKGPPAPRAGEAAPPAEDGALDLSLASCRKPGGPHGETAGPGPATSAEAGAHPVPDKLPPGPAAPFSPCKPQEALGKAEGRAAGGGPAELLRQPQKWLVEQAGRAGCEPKAGNNIEIVSTSQTAKVIVSVKDAVPTIFCGKIKGLSGVSTKNFSFKRDLPQDSVLQCYDVKSPPEPRDSAEALRKPVKNRSVKLKKMNSPEIHILPIKKQRLAAFFPRK from the coding sequence ATGGAGGAGCTGTACAAGGACGCCCCAAACCTGCCCATGGATGTTACCAGCTCGCCCTCAGCGATGGCCAACAACAAGCTGGAGAATGGGGTGGCCCAGCTGATCACGGCAGAGGCCTGGAACATCAACTCAGCCGACCTGATGAAGAAGGCCCTATCCCCTCTGGTGACAGTCCCCGCGCCCTCCATCCTGACGCCGCCGGCCGAGTCGCAGAGCGGGGTTGCCCTGAAGGTGGCGGccactgtgctgcagcccaTCTGCCTGGGTGACAGCCCTGTCGTCCTGCCCATCCACCTGCAGGTCGCTGGCAGCGCCGCCCCGCAGATGCCAGCCACCAATGCCGCCACCCCCTATGTCATGACCACCCAGGGTCCCGTTCCACTGCCTGTCCTCCTGGAGCAGCATGTCTTCCAGCACCTGAACTCACCCCTGGTGCTGCCCCCGGGGGCCACGTGCCCCGCCAGCCCGCTGCACACCGGCCTCTTCCCCGGTGCTGCCGCCCCCGtcgggcagccccagctcctggacCCCAAGCCCTCCGGCCAAGCCCAGGAGCCCGTCCTGCCCCCTGTCTTTCAGACGCCGGGGTTCGCTGCCGTCCTCCAGGACCTGTTTCCCTCACAGGGtgccctgggctctgcccccTGCCAGCCGCCCCCTGACTAtgctgccctcccaccccaggcCTTCAGCTCGCCCCTCTCCCCGCTGGTGCCCCCCGCCACGCTGCTGGTGCCCTACCCCGTCATAGTGCCCCTgcccgtccctgtccccatccccatccccgtGCCCATCCCCGTGCCCCACGGCGCTGAGGCCAAGGCAGCCCCCGACCCGCCCAAGCCGCCGCTTTTCACCCCCAATTCCTGCAagggcacccagacccccctggagaaggaggagacCAAGCCCTTCGACCTCCTCCACCCACGGGAGTTTCCCCAGCTGAGCCGTCACACCGTCATCAAGATGAGCGGCGAGAACGAGGCGCTGGACCTCTCCATGAAAGGGCCACCCGCACCCCGGGCTGGCGAGGCTGCCCCACCAGCTGAGGACGGGGCCCTGGACCTGTCCCTGGCCTCCTGCCGCAAGCCGGGGGGACCCCACGGGGAGACAGCCGGCCCTGGCCCTGCCACCTCTGCCGAGGCCGGCGCTCACCCTGTGCCGGACAAGCTgcccccgggcccggccgcccccttctccccctgcaaGCCCCAGGAGGCGCTGGGCAAGGCGGAGGGcagggcggcgggcggcgggccggcCGAGCTGCTGCGGCAGCCGCAGAAGTGGCTGGTGGAGCAggcgggcagggcgggctgCGAGCCCAAGGCCGGCAACAACATCGAGATCGTCAGCACCTCGCAGACAGCCAAAGTCATCGTCTCCGTCAAGGACGCCGTGCCCACCATCTTCTGCGGCAAGATCAAGGGCCTGTCGGGGGTCTCCACCAAAAACTTTTCCTTCAAAAGGGACCTGCCCCAGGACTCGGTGCTGCAGTGCTACGACGTGAAGAGCCCGCCCGAGCCCCGGGACAGCGCTGAGGCCCTCAGGAAACCCGTCAAAAACAGGAGCGTAAagctaaagaaaatgaactcgCCGGAGATACATATTCTTCCAATCAAGAAGCAACGGCTCGCTGCCTTTTTTCCAAGAAAGTAA